The window TCGTCGAGCGCCCCCGCCCCGGCCCTGCGTGGCGGCGGCACCTTCGCGAAATTCGCACCCGATGGCGCGGCGACCGTGTACAACGCGGAACTGCTGCCCGCCGGATCCGCCGCCGAAGCCGTGGTCACCGCCGCGGACACCGGTGTGCGCACGGAGCTCAAGGTCACCGGCCTGCTCCCCAACCGCGCCTACGGCGCCCACGCCCACGTGAAGCCCTGCGGCGAGAAGGGCGACGCCGCCGGCCCGCACTTCCAGGACAAGGCCGACCCGGTGACCCCGTCGGTCGACCCCGCATACGCCAACGCCAAGAACGAGATCTGGCTGGACTTCACCACCGACGCGACC is drawn from Actinokineospora alba and contains these coding sequences:
- a CDS encoding superoxide dismutase family protein, whose amino-acid sequence is MSARTLSILATALLLAGCGQSDTPPAAESQSSSAPAPALRGGGTFAKFAPDGAATVYNAELLPAGSAAEAVVTAADTGVRTELKVTGLLPNRAYGAHAHVKPCGEKGDAAGPHFQDKADPVTPSVDPAYANAKNEIWLDFTTDATGGATATSTVDWKLTDRKPASVVIHEKATQTHAGHAGTAGARLGCIILK